One Epinephelus lanceolatus isolate andai-2023 chromosome 17, ASM4190304v1, whole genome shotgun sequence genomic window carries:
- the bmp5 gene encoding bone morphogenetic protein 5, which yields MTALTPLSRAVLGLAWSCLSFLSCAHCGLSDNHVHSSFIYRRLRNHERREIQREILSILGLPHRPRPFSPGKQASSAPLFMLDLYNAMAVEAEEEEEEGAQHGAGKSFSAKAQGHSRKGYYSPQQAGYSRVAQPYRAAPLLGHSPALTTAHDTNFLNDADMVMSFVNLVEKDKDFSHQRRHYKEFRFDLTQIPDGEAVTAAEFRIYKDRSHARYDNVTLKVTIYQVIKEYQNKDAETFLLDSKKVQASDGGWLVFDITATSNHWVMNPQQNLGLQLCVETVDGRSINIKSAGIIGRNGPQSKQPFLVAFFKASGVLLRSVRAAGGKKKNHNRNKSTNQQESSRAPKTGDYNTSEQKQACKKHELYVSFRDLGWQDWIIAPEGYAAFYCDGECSFPLNAHMNATNHAIVQTLVHLMFPDNVPKPCCAPTKLNAISVLYFDDSSNVILKKYRNMVVRSCGCH from the exons ATGACAGCGCTTACACCCCTGAGCCGTGCTGTGCTTGGACTCGCGTGGAGCTGCTTGAGTTTTCTGTCCTGCGCTCATTGCGGCTTAAGTGACAACCATGTGCACTCCAGTTTTATTTACAGGAGGTTGCGCAATCACGAACGCAGGGAGATCCAGAGAGAGATCCTCTCCATCCTGGGCTTGCCTCACCGTCCGAGGCCCTTCTCTCCCGGTAAGCAGGCGTCCTCCGCGCCGCTCTTCATGCTCGACCTGTACAACGCCATGGCTgtggaggcggaggaggaggaggaggagggagcgcAGCACGGCGCGGGGAAGAGCTTCAGCGCCAAGGCTCAAGGGCACTCCAGGAAAGGTTACTACAGCCCACAGCAGGCCGGCTACTCCCGTGTGGCACAGCCTTACCGAGCGGCCCCTCTGTTAGGCCACAGCCCCGCACTCACCACAGCGCACGACACCAACTTTCTCAATGATGCCGacatggtcatgagctttgtcAATTTAG TGGAGAAAGATAAAGATTTTTCTCACCAACGGAGGCACTACAAGGAGTTCCGCTTCGATCTGACTCAGATCCCGGACGGAGAGGCAGTGACTGCTGCAGAGTTTCGGATCTATAAGGACCGCAGCCATGCTCGCTACGACAATGTTACTCTGAAGGTTACCATATATCAAGTCATCAAGGAATATCAGAACAA AGATGCAGAGACGTTCCTGCTCGACTCCAAAAAGGTCCAGGCATCCGATGGGGGCTGGCTTGTGTTTGACATCACGGCCACCAGTAACCACTGGGTGATGAACCCGCAGCAGAACCTGGGCCTGCAGCTCTGCGTGGAGACTGTGGATG GCCGAAGTATCAACATAAAGTCTGCTGGAATCATTGGGAGGAATGGGCCCCAGTCCAAACAGCCTTTCCTGGTTGCTTTCTTCAAGGCCAGTGGGGTGTTGCTTCGCTCTGTCAGAGCTgctggtgggaaaaaaaagaaccacAATCGCAATAAATCTACAAATCAACAAGAATCATCTAGGGCACCAAAAACTGGAG attACAACACAAGTGAACAGAAGCAAGCCTGCAAGAAGCATGAACTCTATGTCAGTTTTCGAGACTTAGGCTGGCAG gaTTGGATCATTGCACCTGAGGGCTATGCTGCTTTTTACTGTGATGGTGAATGCTCTTTTCCACTCAACGCGCACATGAATGCAACAAATCATGCGATTGTGCAAACCCTG GTCCATTTAATGTTTCCTGACAACGTGCCAAAGCCATGCTGTGCCCCGACCAAGCTCAACGCAATATCAGTGCTTTACTTTGATGACAGCTCGAACGTCATCCTCAAGAAATATAGAAATATGGTAGTTAGGTCTTGTGGTTGCCATTAG